GTGATTTCCTACAACAGAAATATCCATACTAATCGGGCGCTACGCGAAATGGGGGTGGAAGTATTGGAAATTCCGTCCTCTGAACTTTCCCGTGGTCTGGGCGGACCCAGATGCATGACTATGCCGATCAGCAGATCTAGGGTTTGAGGCTTTCTTTGGATGAAAGCAATTGATTTGATTACCTGTCAAAAAACGACCTTCTTCTAGATACCTTCAGGTCTTGCAGGATGGTGGATTTTACCCGGATGTCAATATTGTAGGAAGTAAATCTTCCAAATGGAATCCAGTTGACATTCATCTGCCAGCAGTGCAGATCTCTGGCGATACCGACCATGGTCTGTGTGATTTCTTTGGCTTGGGCATCAAAGCCTGTGTTAAAGTTGATTTTCCACTTTTCGGAAAGCGAGAAATCCCCGTTTACACTGACGGTTTGGGTGATGTTTCTTCTTCCTGAAACCGCCTTGTTATAAGAGAGCACATATCCAAATGATAAATTCCAGGGGATATCCCAATCTATGTATTGGCTGGGGTCAGTCGCGATTCTATTGATTTCACTTTCCACAAAGTCATTCATCACTCCGCCTTGTTGGATGAACTGATTGGTCAACTCATCACGTACTTCTCCCTGGTTTTGGGCATTGGATGGATTGATGGAGGCATTCATATTCAGCGTGGCACTGCGAATGGTTCCTATGCCCTGGCCATTGTTCCAGGCGAAATCATTGATGGAGCGGAAAGATTCTGTGCCATTTGATCCCATATATGCTTGTGTGGCATAAGGATCCAGTGTTGTAGCCATATTCACAGATAGTCTTCTTTCAAAAAAACTGGTTCGGGCACTGATCCTGAATGGAGCTAAGTTGAAGGAATCTGCAGCGAAATTATAACTGGTCGATAGATCTATATTCTCTAAAATGGGGATTTTCTTGGTGGCTGTCTGATCCGTAGAATCTTTTTTGTCCAGCACTTTGGCCTCTAGTACACTGCGGATATTGATGCTGAGGGCCTTGGATAGTCCACTTGGAGCACCTGAGTACGAAAATCCCTGATGTCTGGAAAAGAGCGCGGTGTTGCCTTCTGCATCTGTCTGAACCTCCTGATAGTATCCTAAAGAAGGATCAGAGAAATCAGGTGTGTAGCTAAACCCAAATGTAGGCTGGATGTGCTGACGAATGGTTTTAACATTTCCTTTTTTGAAATTGAAGAATCCGTAGATATTGGTCGCCAGGCTGAAGGAGGTGTTGTAGTAAGTAACTCTGTTGAACCCATCTTCTAGGATCTTGTCCACACGCTCCTCAGAAGGATTGTAGTAATAGTTGATTTTTTTGAGGTACCAAAGTTCCGTCAGGCTTCCTGAAGCTGTACCCGTGAAGTAATTGAACAAGGTGAAGTTGGAACTGATAGGGATTCTGTTTCTCGCTCCGTTGTTTGCATTGTCCAGCAGGTAGCCAAAATTGGAAGGAGTGAAAGGCACCAGCTCGGGCTCATCTAGGTCTTCCACCAAATCTGGATCCACACCAAAAGAAGGATCCACCTTATTGGTAATGGTATTCTGCATGTCAAAATTATAGGAGAAATTAAGCGTTTTCAGCGGTTCGAACTTCACGTTTTCAAATGGGCGCTGCCGGTTCATGCCTATGGACATGGTGGGCAAACTGAGTTGCACCTCACCAGTCTGCACACTTTGCGAATGTCTCATGGCAGCAGAAAATGTAAAAGGAGTACCTGTGAAGGTTTTGGTATAATTCACATTGGAGCTCAGGTCAGCCGTGGTATTGTTATAGTAATTATTAGGGTTGATGATATTGTTAAAGTAACTGGTAGAGCCAGCATTTACTGAGGCGGAAAAACGGCTATTTCCTCGGGATTCCGGCGTGTGTGACCAAGCTATTCTGAAGGTATTATAATCTACCGGGTTTTCCTCCGTCTCCGGTGACCTGAACTTTTGGAAATCAATATTCATGGATCCGGCAAATCTATACCGCTTTCTATAGGCTGTCTGGTTTTTTACTCCCCAGCCACCGAGTGAGTAAATATCTCCCGTGATTCTGGTATGGATGTAGTCATTGATGGCAAAGTAATACCCAAAATCCCGTAGGTACAGTCCT
This genomic window from Algoriphagus sp. TR-M9 contains:
- a CDS encoding putative LPS assembly protein LptD, which gives rise to MLSTVPLSTSAQRTTGPPQEKPIVVPDTLLSPDPELTALDTIPIPADSLSLSDSTKIMPANDITTDITYYAEDSIVADFPNNKLYLHNQAWFEYGEMRLEADLIVIDWANSELYASGVTDSLGNITGNPFFKDGPSVYEIRKEMRYNFKSQKAIIKDVVTEQQDGILRGETIKKTDDGSIYLDHGYYTTCKLTTPHWHISSNKIKSIEGGQVVSGPFNLYFNGIPTPLGLPFGIIPNTPEEKASGIIFPSYGQEQARGLYLRDFGYYFAINDYIHTRITGDIYSLGGWGVKNQTAYRKRYRFAGSMNIDFQKFRSPETEENPVDYNTFRIAWSHTPESRGNSRFSASVNAGSTSYFNNIINPNNYYNNTTADLSSNVNYTKTFTGTPFTFSAAMRHSQSVQTGEVQLSLPTMSIGMNRQRPFENVKFEPLKTLNFSYNFDMQNTITNKVDPSFGVDPDLVEDLDEPELVPFTPSNFGYLLDNANNGARNRIPISSNFTLFNYFTGTASGSLTELWYLKKINYYYNPSEERVDKILEDGFNRVTYYNTSFSLATNIYGFFNFKKGNVKTIRQHIQPTFGFSYTPDFSDPSLGYYQEVQTDAEGNTALFSRHQGFSYSGAPSGLSKALSINIRSVLEAKVLDKKDSTDQTATKKIPILENIDLSTSYNFAADSFNLAPFRISARTSFFERRLSVNMATTLDPYATQAYMGSNGTESFRSINDFAWNNGQGIGTIRSATLNMNASINPSNAQNQGEVRDELTNQFIQQGGVMNDFVESEINRIATDPSQYIDWDIPWNLSFGYVLSYNKAVSGRRNITQTVSVNGDFSLSEKWKINFNTGFDAQAKEITQTMVGIARDLHCWQMNVNWIPFGRFTSYNIDIRVKSTILQDLKVSRRRSFFDR